From the Mammaliicoccus sciuri genome, the window TAGAAGGATTAGTTGTTATCGGTGGAGATGGAAGTTATAGAGGTGCACAAAGATTAAGCGAAGAAGCTAAAAATCTTAAAACAATCGGTGTACCCGGTACTATCGATAACGATATTAATGGTACAGACTTTACAATTGGTTTTGATACAGCACTTAACACAATCATTGATGCTGTCGATAAAATAAGAGATACAGCATCAAGTCATGAACGTACTTTTATTATTGAAGTAATGGGAAGAGACGCTGGAGATTTAGCTCTTTGGTCAGGATTAGCTGCTGGAGCAGAAACAATCTTAATTCCAGAAGTTAAATCAGACATCGAAGAAATCGCTGAAAAAATTCAACATGGTATGAATAGAGGGAAAAAGCATTCTATCATTATTTGTGCTGAAGGTGTCATGACTGGTCATCAATGTGGGGAAGAATTGAAGAAATTTATTAACATTGATACAAGAGTTTCATGTTTAGGCCATATTCAAAGAGGTGGTACACCTACTGGAATGGATAGAGTACTTGCTTCTCGTTTAGGCGGTTATGCAGTTGAATTACTTATGCAAGGTGATAGTGCTAAAGCAGTTGGAATCCAACAAAATGAATTAACATGTACGCATTTTGATGAAATATTCCAAGCAGAACATAACATCGACAAGAAAATGTATGATTTAGCACATCAATTATCTATATAAAAAAAGAAAAATTACGGAGGTCATTTTAATATGAGAAAGACAAAAATTGTATGTACGATAGGTCCAGCATCAGAATCAGAAGAAATGTTAGAAAAATTAATGCTTGCAGGCATGAACGTTGCTAGATTGAACTTCTCACACGGAAGTCATGAAGAACACAAAGGTCGTATAGATACAATTAGAAAAGTAAGTTCTAAATTAAATAAAAATATTGGTATCTTATTAGATACTAAAGGTCCTGAAATTAGAACTCATAACATGAAAGATGGTTTAATTGAACTTACTAAAGGTAGTGAAGTAACAGTTAAAACAACTGAAGTAGAAGGTACTAAAGAAGCGTTCTCAGTTACTTACGAAAAATTAGCAGAAGATGTAGAAGTTGGATCAACAATTCTACTTGATGATGGTTTAATCGAACTTACAGTTAAATCAATTGATATCGCTAAAGGTGAAGTTCACTGTGCAGTAGAAAATACTGGCGAATTAAAAAATAAAAAAGGTGTTAACTTACCAGGTGTTAAAGTAAACCTTCCTGGTATTACTGATAAAGACGCTAGTGATATCCGCTTCGGTATCGAACAAGGTGTAGACTTTATTGCAGCTAGTTTCGTAAGACGTCCATCAGATGTATTAGATATTCGTGCAATTTTAGAAGAAAAAGAAAATAACGTTATTAAAATTATTCCTAAAATTGAAAATGAAGAAGGTATTGAAAATATCGATGAAATTCTTCAAGTTTCAGATGGTTTAATGGTTGCTCGTGGTGATATGGGTGTTGAAATTTTACCAGAAGCAGTTCCAATGGTACAAAAACAATTAATCCAAAAATGTAATAAATTAGGTAAACCAGTTATTACAGCAACACAAATGTTAGACTCAATGCAAAGAAACCCACGTTGTACAAGAGCAGAAGCAAGTGACGTAGCAAACGCAATCTACGATGGTACAGATGCAGTCATGTTATCTGGTGAAACTGCAGCGGGATTATATCCAGAAGAAGCAGTACGCACAATGCAAAATATCGCAGTAGCTGCTGAAGAAGCTCAAGATTACAAAAAATTATTATCTGATCGTTCAAAAATGATCGATACGAATTTAGTTAATGCAATTGGTGTATCAGTTGCACATACAGCTTTAAACTTAAATGTAGAATCAATCGTTGCAGCAACTGAAAGTGGTGCTACAGCTCAAACAATCTCTAAATATAGACCACATTCACACATTATTGCAGTAACACCTAATGAAACAACTGCTCGTCATATGACATTAGTATGGGGCGTATTACCAGTTGTGAAAAAAGGTAAACAAACAACTGATGAATTATTAAATAATGCTGTATCAACAGCTGTTAACACAGGTTTAGTTGATA encodes:
- the pfkA gene encoding 6-phosphofructokinase, which encodes MKKIAVLTSGGDSPGMNAAIRAVVRKAIYHDIEVYGVYQGYLGLINDNIKKLELGSVGDMIQRGGTFLYSARCPEFKEKEVRAKAIENLEKRGIEGLVVIGGDGSYRGAQRLSEEAKNLKTIGVPGTIDNDINGTDFTIGFDTALNTIIDAVDKIRDTASSHERTFIIEVMGRDAGDLALWSGLAAGAETILIPEVKSDIEEIAEKIQHGMNRGKKHSIIICAEGVMTGHQCGEELKKFINIDTRVSCLGHIQRGGTPTGMDRVLASRLGGYAVELLMQGDSAKAVGIQQNELTCTHFDEIFQAEHNIDKKMYDLAHQLSI
- the pyk gene encoding pyruvate kinase codes for the protein MRKTKIVCTIGPASESEEMLEKLMLAGMNVARLNFSHGSHEEHKGRIDTIRKVSSKLNKNIGILLDTKGPEIRTHNMKDGLIELTKGSEVTVKTTEVEGTKEAFSVTYEKLAEDVEVGSTILLDDGLIELTVKSIDIAKGEVHCAVENTGELKNKKGVNLPGVKVNLPGITDKDASDIRFGIEQGVDFIAASFVRRPSDVLDIRAILEEKENNVIKIIPKIENEEGIENIDEILQVSDGLMVARGDMGVEILPEAVPMVQKQLIQKCNKLGKPVITATQMLDSMQRNPRCTRAEASDVANAIYDGTDAVMLSGETAAGLYPEEAVRTMQNIAVAAEEAQDYKKLLSDRSKMIDTNLVNAIGVSVAHTALNLNVESIVAATESGATAQTISKYRPHSHIIAVTPNETTARHMTLVWGVLPVVKKGKQTTDELLNNAVSTAVNTGLVDNGDLIIITAGVPTGETGTTNLMKIHLVGDELAKGQGIGHHSTVGKAVVANTADDLKGKDLSESIVITQSTDADMVPYLENAKGIVTEEGGLTSHAAVVGLNLGVATIVGVEGAREKIADGTLITLDPKQHKVFEGYANVL